The segment CTTCTTTCAattctattttaatataaatgtgtgtgtgtgtgtttcttaATGATTTTGGAAGATGTTTGTTTgacatttttcattaataatatttgtaaaagcTTGTGTTTCTTAAttacaacatttattaaattgttgtaaaacaccataatttgtttttctctttttttttcttactaaaTTTCAAACGTCTTTTTGCTTGATTGATCTACTTTGATGCCCAATTGTTTCAAattgtttcgttatttttttctcaactcAATGCCCATTACTACTACTATTACTTCTACTATTTGTATACGAGTTTGTTGTCATCGTTTTTTGTGTGGCTACGGAGGAGGATGAGGGGGCCACGGCGACGGTATTATTACTAACATCGGTGGCGGCATTGTCATTAGTACGCGTCACATTCGTTTTGTAATTATATGgcgtttgttgttgctgtttgttatGATTTTGCTGATGAATTGGTGATGTagaatattgtttatttgttgccaTTGTATTCTCACTATCAACGTTAttagttgttgcttttgttgctACTactgttgcttttgttgttgtagtgttATTTTGAGACATACgctgatgctgctgctgttgttgttgttgttgctgatatcCTCCATATATTGGTCAGAGATCCTTGAGCAAAGCACTTTTGGCATTCTTTAATTTGTCCAAACGTTTGAGTAGATGATTATTTGATGTTTCTAATTCTTCGAGTTTTTCCATGGCCTCACGATTCtgtaattaattacatttttgaaatatatgtatttttattttatttttagaacagTTTTGTATAGCAAagttacatttttcaaaaacaaaatagtgctgaattgatttttatagaaacattctTTGCtgaatgtatttttatagaaaaattgaaaGCTTAATAAATGTTCATAGAATAAAGTTCTtgctgaatatattttatttgtataaactaTGTTgctgaattaatttttataaaaaaatttgttgctgAATACCTTCAcagttacatttttataaaacaaaatagtgctgaattgatttttatagaaacattctTTGCtgaatgtatttttatagaaaaattgaaaGCTTAATAAATGTTCATAGAATAAAGTTCTtgctgaatatattttatttgtataaactaTGTTGCtgaactaatttttataaaaaaatttgttgctgAATACCTTCACagttacatttttcaaaaacaaaatagtgctgaattgatttttatagaaacattctTTGCtgaatgtatttttatgaaaaactgaaaGCTTAAtaaatgttcatagaaaaaagTTCTtgctgaatatattttatttgtataaactaTGTTgctgaattaatttttataaaaaaaattgttgctgAATACcttaaagctaaaaaaatgtttatagaatgTTTATGCTGGacgcataaatatttatatttttcgtagaagaaattgttgttaaaaaattctttactgAATACGTTTGCTGAATACatgtttatggaaaattttgttgcTGAATTCAtttctatagtattttttttagctgaataaatttttaatatatgaaaattttgctcaataagtttttttgtaaaaaaattgcaGCTGAATTAATTTTTCGTagacaaaaattgtttgttataaaaaaaatacttgctgaataagttttcaaaaaaaatgttgctgaattaaatttttataccaaaaaactTTGTGTAaacacatttttgtaaaaaaaaaattgttgccgaattaaatttttataacaaaaattatggtagtatttatatttatttaattttacttttgctgaattattttttatacaaaaaaatcttgcggaatacaattttttttagaaaaatctgtTGCTGAgttctttttttcaatagaagaagaataataataaacaaattacctCTCTTTGCAGTTTCCTTCTTTCGATTTTAAGTTCTGCCTCAGCTTTTTCAGCCGCCTCAGCTGTACTTTTATAACGTATAACTTGTGTCTCAGAACGTGCTAAACTCGACTGAAGACTAGCAATTTCCTGTTCagctttttgtaatttatatttataatccGATATGATTTTATTAGCTTCTCctagataaaataataaaaaaagaaaacaattaaatgcATGAATGTATcatgtaaaagaaaacaattactTTGAGCTTCATAATCATCATCGTCTGAACCTAAGGGACCATTTGAAGAATTGCCTTTACCACGACCTTTGCCCTGACTTTTATACGTTTCTAATTGTTCCTGCAGCTGTTGGACTTCATGTTGTAGCTGCTGTTTTTCTTCGCTAAATTTCTTAAGTCGAACATCTGTTAAGAaagcaatttttaataattatcacatttattacaaaaaaataattacctaAAGATCCTTGTACCGAACCCAATAATTGTGCATTTTCCACACTGACTAGAGCACGTTTGGCATCAGTGCCATCTTCATTTTCTATAGCCACAATAACTAAGCCTTGTTCTGCTATCAGTGTATCACGCTCATTGAGCTGACCCTGTACCAGTTTAAGCTCTTCGCTTAGTTTATCCAACGATCGTTTCAAGGCATTACAATCGCGTGTCTTTTCCTTACATTCACGCTGTAATTGTGAATATGATTCTTCCATATCTTCCAGTTTGTCTTTCAACAACTGTATCTGATACGTTTGTGAGGCACGATCGTTATCCAACTGAGCATTTGCTATCATAGCCTTACGAAATCGTTCTTCGACATCCTTTTATAAAtggaattatgaaaaaaatattgttaaaaagggATTTGGGGAAAAAAATCATGTGTATTCCAATACCTTTAACTCATGACGTATGTCTCTTAAACTGCGGCCTTCCTCTTCTAGTGAATCTTCACTACTGCGTCTTGAAGACATTGAATTTCCTCTTGTTGAATTTAGTAGACCAGCAACTGGTGAACTACCTAAACCTAGACGCATGTGTGACAGTGGTGCAATGCCGGTAACGGTTGAGTGCATATCGAATGCACGATCTGCATTAGATTCTTGTTCCTTTTGTTGCCTTTCCAATTCTCGCATACGTATTTCACGAGCTTCCGCTCGAGCATGCCTTCTGGCAGCTAATCTAGCCTCAGCCtgcaaaagaagaagaaaaaggaaatttttatttaattctaataTGTTAATTGGGAGTTTCAAATTaataacatatacataaaattatgttttaaatagtttactATGTACATAATTCTCAACAGTTATTAGTCATTGCTGTTTAAATGAGTTTTATACAAACATCAAAAATCATTGTAATGCCAATGACACATGTGTTTTGTTTATCTTTTGcctataaaactaaaatgagTTTTgcatacaaacattttaaaaattcccttatatttgataaattgttataccTTCTATAACAactagtatttttaattatttcttaaacatttcttttattatttcgataagtatttacttattttttaattaaaaatacgtgcctttgtttgttagtttttaacactgaaaaaaaaaacaacaaatgtatTGTTGTGCAACAAAATTGATTCACCAATTTAAGTAAATAGGACTCAACCTACACTTCAAAGTTTAAGCAGTGCAAAGTTAACAAGAGAATCAAAAGATTTATAGTGTGCTCTTTGATAAGGAGAGAACTATTAAGAGAAACAATtgatttaagagtttttttacaTTCAAACAAAGTTACCTAAATGTTAAgcagaaaaaagttttgtacTTTCAACTGCCggtcaattattttttaattcacgttaaataaaataatttattaaaagttgatAATGCTCGAATATTCAAAagtagatggatagatagatagatagatagatagatagatagatagatagatagatagatagatagataaatagatagataaagagatagatagatagatggatagatatatagatatatagatatatagatagatagatagatagatagatagatagatagatagatagatagatagatagatagatagatagatagataaatagatatatagatagatagatagatagatagatagatagatagatagatagatagatagatagatagatagatagatagatagatagataaatatatagatagatagatagatagatagatagatagatagatagatagatagatagatagatagatagatagatagatagataggtagatagatagatagatagatagatagatagatagatagatagatagatagatagatagatagatagatagatagatagatagatagatagatagacagatagatagatagatagatagatagatagatagatagatagatagatagatagatagatagatagatagatagatagatagatagatagatagatagatagatagatagatagagagatagatagatagatagatagatagatagatagatagatagatagatagatagatagatagatagatagatagatagatagatagatagatagatagatagatagaaagaaagaaagataggtagatagatagatagatagatagatagatagatagatagatagatagatagatagatagatagatagatagatagatagatagatagatagataaaaagataggtagatagatagatagatagatagatagatagatagatagatagatagatagatagatagatagatagatagatagatagatagatagatagatagatagatagatagatagatagatatatagatagatagatagatagatagatagatagatagatagatagatagatagatagatagatagataaagagatagatagatagatggatagatagatatatagatagatagatagatagatagatagatagatagatagatagatagatagatagatagatagatagatagatagatagatagatagatagatagatagatagatagatagataaatagatatatatatatagatatatagatagatagatagatagatagatagatagatagatagatagatagatagatagatagatagatagatagatagttagatagatagatagatagatagatagatagatagatagatagatagatagatagatagatagatagatagatagatagatagatagatagatagatagatagatggatagatggatagattgatagatagatagatagatagatagatagatagatagatagatagatagatagatagatagatagatagatagatagatagatagatagatagataggtagatagatagatagatagatagatagatagatagatagatagatagatagatatatagatagatagatagatagatagatagatagatagatagatagatagatagatagatagatagatagatagatagataaatatatagatagatagatagatagatagatagatagatagatagatagatagatagatagatagatagatagatagatagatagatagatagatagatagatagatagatagatagatagatagatagacagatagatagatagatagatagatagatagatagatagatagatagatagatagatagatagatagatagatagatagatagatagatagatagatagatagatagatagatagatagaaagataggtagatagatagatagatagatagatagatagatagataaaaaagatagatagatagataggtagatagatagatagatagatagatagatagatagatagatagatagatagatagatagatagatagatagatagatagatagatagat is part of the Lucilia cuprina isolate Lc7/37 chromosome 3, ASM2204524v1, whole genome shotgun sequence genome and harbors:
- the LOC111691109 gene encoding leucine-rich repeat flightless-interacting protein 2 isoform X2, encoding MDTTSAVGRRRGNSRVNAEDQALDQIAKEAEARLAARRHARAEAREIRMRELERQQKEQESNADRAFDMHSTVTGIAPLSHMRLGLGSSPVAGLLNSTRGNSMSSRRSSEDSLEEEGRSLRDIRHELKDVEERFRKAMIANAQLDNDRASQTYQIQLLKDKLEDMEESYSQLQRECKEKTRDCNALKRSLDKLSEELKLVQGQLNERDTLIAEQGLVIVAIENEDGTDAKRALVSVENAQLLGSVQGSLDVRLKKFSEEKQQLQHEVQQLQEQLETYKSQGKGRGKGNSSNGPLGSDDDDYEAQREANKIISDYKYKLQKAEQEIASLQSSLARSETQVIRYKSTAEAAEKAEAELKIERRKLQRENREAMEKLEELETSNNHLLKRLDKLKNAKSALLKDL